In Methylacidiphilum infernorum V4, a single window of DNA contains:
- a CDS encoding TonB-dependent receptor plug domain-containing protein codes for MKQPIEYLERRYRMQITPVGYQLVNREVMAQDGVMGAVSATSILKERNRFKGGGIATGVCRDLTVDKKGEWFSGKTGALLGVNKLNGERALKDSSHGGGQDEPLDGQGSETGRTAWGNKGWIHVRHWLFIGCLWAMFTSGFSFFPQPYAQAVGSGTLWCGTESQSAAGTLSGGPGSWDQAPVESGGSMGGSVFGEATGPQPLEKLLRNHPLLADSSSSSRSNVGTDPAASSPSSPSLANPSTGSVTMPETIVAITSESVLPGDYDISSVYGTPLNIVDTPRSVQVITQKEIQSSAFISQNVMSLMYMAPGLYMGTTFGEFSVPNIRGMPANKYINGMLSFLPGTGYEGGPMNMNDFDQINIVQGPTMPSLLSIRAAGGYLDIQTKRPYWDGFHGMATVMEGMYDQNLWQADVGGPINDKLAFRFSYLGDYSGSYYVNDYLHNQAFYLALSYKPYDNYEVFFNNSFYTEGYNEIGGINRPTQELISDHEYLSAYLPNTFLGPPVFIDHHKVNYNIGPELYNYGVSVLPQNYNTMRYVPLSAIGGYRANLLNPGSGGYVESERAQVIQRLNVNDGFQIINNSNFEYFSYNYQNLTPYFIYTPGSWVAQNNTSFIFNFDTPIGGGTDNDGKESLLDQKNPSSQKENKFDIHHTVNVGFEFDYANMIVYEDDFEQVFNVWNMGPLYDAVYPSYFQFNLPGKPWFSKYLYQDVPIPGRPGEYFNPGNFSSTDSESWYLRPYWQHQVDLGKHFSIFMGASVLALLSTAQNPPGTPATYFDFGQALHPTGAYFSTVIPNFDFSPRWKPNEWTTVYFDFQQAYLAETGAFYGVSPLTSNYDLHLHQRLYSGGINFSLLNGKLNILTAAFDQEFQELEVFKKVVLVPVPIDVVGGTLQVAYQPDRHLWLVANAGYIIGTFNYAPPLTSGPSMDQPYPSNYVLNNPAKYPFDLFGYFPQGTYPYVGWPNFQTSFMATYTFDWGLGFFASFNATSPQYLAYDYIVRIPWQYTLNLGLSYTSKDKHWVARLWVWNVTDQHNWMTSGSGFATSFNNYDELMVSYPFWIQGQVSYQF; via the coding sequence ATGAAGCAACCGATTGAATACCTTGAGAGAAGATATCGGATGCAGATAACCCCGGTTGGTTATCAGTTAGTCAATAGGGAGGTAATGGCTCAGGATGGGGTGATGGGAGCTGTATCGGCTACCTCTATCCTCAAGGAGAGGAACCGGTTTAAGGGAGGGGGAATTGCGACGGGGGTTTGCAGAGATCTAACGGTAGATAAAAAGGGCGAATGGTTTAGCGGGAAGACCGGGGCATTGCTCGGAGTTAACAAGCTCAATGGGGAAAGGGCCTTGAAGGATTCTTCTCATGGAGGTGGGCAAGATGAACCTCTAGATGGTCAAGGAAGTGAGACCGGACGAACGGCATGGGGAAATAAAGGATGGATCCATGTTCGGCATTGGTTATTCATTGGGTGTCTATGGGCGATGTTCACTTCAGGCTTTTCTTTTTTTCCCCAACCGTATGCGCAAGCGGTGGGGTCAGGGACACTTTGGTGCGGCACGGAGAGCCAATCGGCCGCGGGCACTCTTTCCGGTGGACCGGGATCGTGGGATCAAGCTCCAGTGGAATCGGGGGGTTCGATGGGCGGGAGTGTGTTTGGAGAGGCGACGGGGCCTCAGCCTTTGGAGAAGCTCCTGCGGAATCATCCCCTTTTGGCCGACTCATCGAGCTCTTCGAGGAGCAATGTGGGGACCGACCCTGCTGCCTCTTCTCCCTCCTCGCCCTCTTTGGCCAACCCCAGCACCGGCAGCGTCACGATGCCCGAAACGATCGTTGCGATCACCAGTGAGTCGGTTCTTCCCGGGGACTACGACATTAGCTCGGTCTACGGAACTCCTCTGAATATCGTGGATACCCCGCGGAGTGTCCAAGTGATTACCCAGAAGGAGATCCAGTCCTCGGCCTTTATCTCCCAAAACGTCATGTCCTTGATGTACATGGCCCCTGGGCTTTACATGGGTACCACTTTTGGCGAATTTTCCGTTCCCAACATCCGGGGTATGCCGGCAAACAAGTACATCAACGGGATGCTTTCCTTCTTGCCCGGCACCGGCTACGAGGGCGGACCGATGAACATGAACGATTTTGACCAGATCAACATCGTCCAGGGGCCGACGATGCCAAGCCTGCTTTCTATCCGTGCGGCGGGTGGTTACCTCGATATCCAGACAAAACGTCCCTATTGGGACGGGTTTCATGGGATGGCAACGGTCATGGAAGGGATGTACGATCAAAACCTCTGGCAGGCGGACGTGGGAGGGCCGATCAACGACAAGCTTGCCTTCCGGTTCAGCTACTTGGGAGATTATTCGGGTAGTTATTACGTAAACGACTATCTGCACAACCAGGCTTTTTATTTAGCCCTTTCCTACAAGCCTTACGATAACTACGAGGTGTTTTTCAACAATTCCTTTTATACCGAAGGATACAACGAGATTGGAGGGATTAATCGACCGACCCAAGAACTCATTTCGGATCACGAATACCTTTCCGCCTATTTGCCGAACACCTTCCTTGGTCCTCCTGTCTTTATCGATCATCACAAAGTAAACTATAATATTGGGCCGGAGTTGTATAATTACGGAGTATCCGTTCTTCCGCAAAATTACAATACGATGCGATATGTTCCTCTGTCGGCGATTGGGGGTTATCGAGCCAATCTTCTAAACCCAGGATCAGGAGGGTACGTTGAAAGCGAGCGGGCACAGGTGATCCAAAGACTCAATGTCAACGATGGATTCCAGATTATCAACAATAGCAATTTTGAATATTTCAGTTACAATTACCAGAATCTTACCCCTTATTTCATCTATACTCCCGGCTCCTGGGTCGCGCAGAACAACACCTCGTTCATTTTCAATTTTGACACCCCGATCGGCGGAGGGACTGACAACGACGGAAAAGAAAGCTTGCTTGACCAGAAGAATCCTTCTTCCCAGAAAGAAAACAAGTTCGATATCCATCACACGGTCAACGTGGGGTTCGAGTTCGACTATGCCAACATGATCGTCTACGAAGACGATTTCGAGCAGGTTTTTAATGTCTGGAACATGGGGCCGCTTTATGATGCGGTTTATCCTTCCTATTTTCAATTCAACCTGCCGGGTAAGCCCTGGTTCAGCAAGTATCTTTACCAGGATGTTCCCATTCCTGGCCGACCCGGCGAGTACTTCAACCCAGGCAACTTTAGTTCGACCGATTCGGAGAGCTGGTACTTGAGGCCCTATTGGCAACACCAGGTCGATTTAGGCAAGCATTTTTCGATCTTCATGGGGGCAAGTGTATTGGCCTTGCTTTCCACGGCGCAAAATCCACCGGGAACACCCGCCACCTATTTCGACTTCGGTCAAGCCCTCCATCCAACCGGAGCATATTTTTCGACCGTTATCCCGAATTTCGACTTTAGCCCGCGCTGGAAGCCCAACGAGTGGACGACAGTCTATTTTGATTTCCAGCAGGCATATCTGGCTGAAACCGGAGCTTTCTATGGCGTTTCCCCTTTGACTTCCAACTACGACCTTCACTTGCATCAGCGGCTTTACAGCGGGGGTATCAATTTTAGTCTCCTCAACGGGAAACTCAACATCTTGACTGCCGCCTTTGACCAAGAATTCCAGGAACTAGAAGTCTTCAAAAAGGTGGTTCTTGTCCCGGTTCCAATCGATGTTGTGGGTGGAACGCTACAGGTAGCTTATCAGCCCGACCGTCATCTTTGGCTTGTCGCCAATGCCGGATATATCATAGGTACTTTTAACTATGCACCACCGCTCACCTCGGGTCCGAGCATGGACCAGCCTTATCCAAGTAACTACGTTTTGAACAATCCGGCGAAATATCCCTTCGATCTTTTTGGTTATTTTCCGCAGGGAACCTACCCCTACGTGGGCTGGCCTAACTTCCAAACCTCTTTCATGGCTACCTATACATTCGATTGGGGCCTGGGCTTTTTTGCTTCCTTTAACGCGACGAGTCCCCAGTACCTTGCCTACGATTACATTGTGCGGATCCCCTGGCAGTACACGCTTAACTTGGGTTTAAGCTACACGAGCAAAGATAAGCATTGGGTAGCAAGGCTTTGGGTTTGGAATGTCACCGATCAGCACAACTGGATGACAAGCGGTAGCGGCTTTGCAACTTCCTTTAACAACTACGATGAGCTGATGGTCTCTTATCCATTCTGGATCCAAGGGCAGGTAAGTTATCAATTCTAG
- a CDS encoding alkaline phosphatase family protein produces MKKKLRIESLEKRYLMHAAPVDHQSHLSAMQGGVALDGVESAGSRNIIVKDWSQFKAADFADKIYNDVTIDNKTGWFNGKSGAFLGFNKLEVEGNLKGSTLEILGLNPTVNNAVQVDGNMVNSSVVSPAAQVEKVEVKGGMEIGKGFMVLTNALGSLEVGGKLLVDGGIIETTSKDLGKVEATKGITLQGGLIGSTSGIGEIESMGKIMESKGSSIFAWSGIGAIKGKELDLNGVVYAYKGITLEGKDGVVIGKEGLIESKRGVVSVKSDDEILNKGVVEGVGVMMDSKGDDPYSLAVENEGTIRALGEGSGEGKVILKAEQNAVQDEGKLIARDGDKGGEVEIEAPWAVLWGKGTVDVRGKDGGGKVILQGTNAVVGPQDVIEASAVDKGNGGQIRILADNTTVVGNLLANGGKDGGSGGSVNIGGLDKLNFGGVIQAESLNKGNGGQIQFTSAGPTTVNGDLFAFGGKDSGNGGSITISAGSELYSNGLWNVSAPDRGHGGTVSLISSGENSFGATLLDQGGRLKGNGGIFFMQSGWIGTDLNGIVDLNARGKGNGGIALLTSMGQTAITGIISAEGGKNGGNAGNITIQSDGTLYQVGQLDLGAPSGTSGTPNLEAPEVSHDLFSAGPAKSPVQHLFVIIGENHSFDNYFGTYLPRQGQTVQDLLTQGIVNPDGSPGPNFSLAAQAIASDTTKYQLDPTHTGLYAHLPQPNTTYAVGQIPDIPDPRFPSNLPNGPFPINKYVGYNSYVGDPVHRFFQMYQQTDLGKHDLYTWVAQTVGIGGANSAPAPTPSNTYQGAVQMGFYNNLGRGGSFIDFLASSGTINDNFHQSIMGGTGANHYGLVSGGLAAVFNVNGKPATPFANQIENPNPAPGTNNFYTNDGYRGGSYINPSDPQAPGIKPILQMLDSLPYKPFMGGDFKPGEYYLVNNYNPGYYANGTPRPIGPNDFNVPPQNTPNIMTDMSGHGVSWNWFSQGWNNGKPSPVFDDLGDPGLFFTNIMKTSLKNNLQGMQQFWTDMKSGNFPAVSFIKPNDINDGHPASSNPALFENFVQNIIQHIQANKKLWYSSAVMITMDESGGYYDNGYIQPLTVFGDGPRIPLIVVSPYAQGGFVDHTYTDHVSIDKYIEANWGIPPIASNTIDNLPNPVTNPSDPYIPENRPAIGDLTTSFHYSTLTPTDKGNIPSAGQFPVGEQKELNGKGGSSPAIQMVPRSQTGGLDLANEDSLGVFRV; encoded by the coding sequence ATGAAGAAAAAGCTACGGATTGAGTCTCTTGAGAAGCGGTATTTGATGCATGCAGCCCCGGTTGACCATCAAAGTCATTTGTCAGCGATGCAAGGGGGTGTGGCTCTGGATGGGGTGGAGTCGGCTGGATCTAGGAACATTATCGTCAAGGATTGGAGCCAGTTTAAGGCGGCGGATTTTGCCGATAAGATTTACAACGATGTAACGATCGATAACAAGACGGGGTGGTTTAACGGGAAGAGTGGGGCATTTCTTGGGTTTAACAAGTTGGAGGTGGAAGGGAATTTAAAGGGAAGCACCTTGGAGATATTGGGACTCAATCCTACGGTGAATAATGCTGTGCAGGTGGATGGGAACATGGTCAACAGTTCTGTGGTATCGCCGGCAGCGCAAGTGGAGAAGGTGGAAGTGAAGGGGGGAATGGAGATAGGGAAGGGCTTCATGGTCCTGACTAATGCGTTGGGGAGTTTGGAGGTAGGAGGCAAGCTTTTGGTGGATGGGGGAATAATCGAGACGACTTCCAAGGACTTAGGGAAGGTAGAAGCGACCAAGGGGATAACTCTTCAGGGAGGGTTGATAGGGTCGACTTCTGGGATAGGGGAGATAGAGAGTATGGGGAAGATCATGGAGTCGAAGGGTTCGAGTATATTTGCCTGGAGTGGGATAGGGGCGATCAAGGGCAAGGAGCTTGACCTGAACGGGGTGGTGTATGCGTATAAGGGGATAACCCTGGAAGGGAAGGATGGGGTGGTGATTGGGAAGGAGGGATTGATTGAATCGAAGAGGGGAGTGGTATCGGTGAAGTCGGATGACGAAATTTTAAATAAGGGTGTAGTGGAGGGAGTAGGGGTGATGATGGATTCGAAGGGGGATGATCCCTATAGTTTGGCGGTAGAAAACGAGGGGACGATTCGGGCTTTAGGGGAAGGTTCAGGGGAAGGGAAAGTGATCTTGAAGGCGGAGCAGAATGCGGTACAGGATGAGGGCAAGCTCATAGCCAGGGATGGGGATAAGGGGGGAGAGGTGGAGATCGAAGCACCCTGGGCGGTGTTATGGGGAAAAGGGACGGTGGACGTGAGGGGGAAGGATGGAGGAGGGAAGGTGATCTTGCAGGGGACAAATGCGGTGGTAGGTCCGCAGGATGTTATTGAGGCCAGTGCGGTTGACAAGGGAAACGGAGGGCAGATCCGGATCCTTGCCGATAATACGACCGTCGTGGGTAATCTCTTGGCTAACGGAGGGAAGGATGGAGGCAGTGGCGGGTCTGTCAATATCGGTGGATTGGATAAACTTAATTTTGGTGGCGTTATCCAGGCCGAAAGCTTGAATAAGGGAAATGGTGGCCAAATCCAGTTTACTTCTGCAGGTCCTACAACGGTTAATGGGGATCTTTTTGCCTTTGGAGGAAAGGATTCCGGGAATGGAGGCTCGATTACCATTAGTGCAGGCAGTGAACTCTATAGCAATGGACTTTGGAACGTTTCGGCTCCCGACCGGGGACACGGAGGGACAGTTTCTCTAATCTCATCTGGGGAAAATAGTTTTGGGGCGACCCTTTTAGACCAAGGGGGGAGACTCAAGGGCAATGGGGGAATCTTCTTCATGCAAAGTGGTTGGATCGGGACGGATCTCAACGGCATAGTCGATCTCAATGCCAGGGGTAAAGGCAATGGAGGCATCGCATTACTCACCTCGATGGGTCAAACGGCAATCACGGGGATAATTTCTGCAGAAGGAGGAAAAAATGGGGGTAATGCGGGCAATATCACCATTCAAAGCGATGGGACTCTTTATCAAGTCGGGCAGCTTGATCTCGGTGCTCCAAGTGGGACTAGCGGTACACCGAATTTAGAGGCTCCGGAGGTTAGTCATGATCTCTTTTCTGCCGGTCCTGCAAAATCTCCGGTCCAGCATCTATTCGTGATCATTGGAGAAAACCACTCTTTTGATAATTACTTTGGAACCTATTTACCCCGGCAAGGACAAACCGTCCAAGACCTGCTTACCCAAGGAATAGTCAATCCTGACGGCTCTCCTGGCCCCAATTTTTCTCTTGCCGCTCAAGCTATAGCTTCTGATACGACTAAATACCAACTCGATCCGACCCATACCGGTTTATATGCCCACTTGCCCCAACCCAATACGACCTATGCGGTAGGACAAATTCCCGATATACCCGATCCCAGGTTTCCCTCGAACCTTCCTAACGGTCCTTTCCCCATCAACAAGTACGTAGGCTACAATTCTTATGTAGGGGATCCCGTGCACCGATTTTTCCAGATGTATCAACAAACCGACCTCGGTAAACATGATCTCTATACGTGGGTTGCCCAGACCGTCGGCATAGGAGGAGCTAATTCTGCTCCGGCTCCCACTCCTTCAAATACCTATCAAGGAGCTGTTCAAATGGGATTTTATAACAACCTGGGCAGGGGAGGATCCTTTATCGACTTCCTTGCTTCGAGTGGGACGATCAATGATAATTTTCACCAGTCGATCATGGGGGGAACCGGGGCTAACCACTATGGACTTGTAAGCGGTGGATTAGCTGCCGTATTCAATGTGAATGGGAAACCCGCGACCCCGTTCGCTAACCAGATTGAAAACCCCAATCCCGCTCCCGGAACCAATAATTTTTACACCAATGATGGTTATAGAGGAGGAAGTTATATCAATCCCTCTGATCCCCAGGCTCCGGGGATAAAACCCATTCTACAAATGCTCGATTCGCTTCCTTATAAGCCCTTTATGGGGGGAGATTTTAAGCCGGGGGAATACTACCTAGTCAACAATTATAATCCAGGATATTACGCGAATGGCACTCCTAGGCCCATTGGTCCAAACGATTTTAATGTTCCTCCCCAAAATACGCCCAATATCATGACGGACATGAGTGGTCATGGCGTTTCCTGGAATTGGTTTAGCCAAGGATGGAATAATGGGAAGCCGAGTCCCGTTTTTGATGACTTGGGGGATCCCGGTCTTTTCTTTACCAATATTATGAAAACTTCCCTTAAAAACAACTTGCAGGGAATGCAGCAATTTTGGACGGACATGAAAAGCGGGAACTTCCCTGCTGTTTCGTTCATCAAGCCCAATGATATAAATGATGGACATCCGGCTTCTTCCAATCCAGCCTTGTTTGAGAATTTTGTTCAAAACATAATCCAGCATATCCAGGCAAACAAAAAGCTCTGGTACAGTTCGGCTGTTATGATCACGATGGACGAAAGCGGAGGGTATTACGATAACGGCTACATCCAACCTCTCACGGTTTTCGGCGATGGCCCCAGGATCCCGCTAATTGTGGTTTCTCCTTATGCTCAAGGGGGATTTGTGGATCATACCTATACCGATCATGTTTCCATTGACAAGTATATAGAAGCTAACTGGGGAATACCTCCGATCGCTTCCAATACAATAGATAATCTTCCCAACCCGGTAACCAACCCATCCGACCCTTACATTCCCGAAAATAGGCCTGCGATTGGGGATCTGACCACTTCCTTCCATTATTCGACTTTAACTCCTACTGACAAGGGGAATATCCCCTCTGCCGGGCAGTTCCCTGTCGGCGAACAAAAGGAGCTTAATGGAAAAGGCGGTTCTTCTCCGGCAATACAAATGGTTCCTCGGTCTCAAACTGGGGGTTTAGACCTGGCCAATGAAGATTCTCTAGGGGTATTTAGAGTATAA
- a CDS encoding phospholipase C — protein sequence MKKKLRIESLEKRYLMHAAPVDHQSHLSAMQGGVALDGVESAGSRNIIVKDWSQFKAADFADKIYNDVTIDNKTGWFNGKSGAFLGFNKLEVEGNLKGSTLEILGLNPTVNNAVQVDGNMVNSSVISPAAQVEKIEVKGRMELAEGSMVLTNALGSLEVGGKLLVDGGIIETTSKDLGKVEATKGITLQGGLIGSTSGIGEIESMGKITESKGSSIFAWSGIGAIKGKELDLDGVVYAYKGITLEGKDGVVIGKEGLIESKRGVVSVKSDDEILNKGVVEGVGVMMDSKGDDPYSLAVENEGTIRALGEGSGEGKVILKAEQNAVQDEGKLIARDGDTGGEVEINAPWAVLWGKGTVDVRGKDGGGKVILQGTNAVVGPQDVIEASAVDKGNGGQIRILADNTTVVGNLLANGGKDGGSGGRILLEGLNQADFGGKILASAQSKGEGGMVSIVSVGPVVVDGKIELHGGEEKGDGGMLNILAGNDLTTGGRWNLDAGQRGNGGMVALVSQGENEFRAELTALGGKESGNGGTLFYSSGWIGTDFNGIADMSARANGNGGLVILESTGESAITGSILVDGGKNGGNGGQIFIQGDKTVYNVGTYGLSAPQGTVGMLNFEAPKVSADLFSNAPGQSPIRHVIMVMGENHSFDNFYATYVPKQGQSVKNFLSEGIINPNGTPGPHFSTAEQATAVDRTIYQIEPKITGFYKYLPQPYSSNYTTPDKRFPTNLPNGPFQITKWAPYDSKTGDPIHTYFTELQQTDGGTNRLYTWVGQTFSKIPEGGVSMGFYNVLAGNGKYFNYLANAYALGDNFHQSLWGATAPNTLNWVTGGVPLYYTADGKAAVPPQNQIQNPNPVLGTNNRYINDGAAYINFSDPSQPGVEAVRKYLSHLPYSLYQNGDAQKGYYYMLTDYDPAYNMNGSLRPLGPNIKNVPPSNDPTIFQDLQDHGVSWAWFAQGKNTDPQAISIHREAPLYFQYIMESPLKNNIQGMTQFYQDVANDSLPAVSFVRPDATNDGHPASSTPAALQHFFENLVNHVQANKKLWYSSAIMFTVDSTGGYYQPGYNQALTYFGDGPKIPFLMISPYVGEGVVNHQYADTVSMDKFVEKNWKLPPIASNTLDNLPNPVTNPSDPYIPENRPAIGDLTNYFNYSMMTPTDKGNIPSAGQFPVGEQKELNGKGGSSPAIQMVPRSQTGGLDLANEDSLGVFRV from the coding sequence ATGAAGAAAAAGCTACGGATTGAGTCTCTTGAGAAGCGGTATTTGATGCATGCAGCCCCGGTTGACCATCAAAGTCATTTGTCAGCGATGCAAGGGGGTGTGGCTCTGGATGGGGTGGAGTCGGCTGGATCTAGGAACATTATCGTCAAGGATTGGAGCCAGTTTAAGGCGGCGGATTTTGCCGATAAGATTTACAACGATGTAACGATCGATAACAAGACGGGATGGTTTAACGGGAAGAGTGGGGCATTTCTTGGGTTTAACAAGTTGGAGGTGGAAGGGAATTTAAAGGGAAGCACCTTGGAGATATTGGGACTCAATCCTACGGTGAATAATGCTGTGCAGGTGGATGGGAACATGGTCAACAGTTCTGTGATCTCCCCGGCCGCGCAGGTAGAGAAGATAGAGGTGAAGGGAAGGATGGAGTTGGCAGAGGGCTCCATGGTCCTGACTAATGCGTTGGGGAGTTTGGAGGTAGGAGGCAAGCTTTTGGTGGATGGGGGAATAATCGAGACGACTTCCAAGGACTTGGGGAAAGTGGAGGCCACCAAGGGGATAACTCTTCAGGGAGGGTTGATAGGGTCGACTTCTGGGATAGGGGAGATAGAGAGTATGGGGAAGATCACGGAGTCGAAGGGTTCGAGTATATTTGCCTGGAGTGGGATAGGGGCGATCAAGGGCAAGGAGCTTGACCTAGATGGGGTGGTGTATGCGTATAAGGGGATAACCCTGGAAGGGAAGGATGGGGTGGTGATTGGGAAGGAGGGACTGATTGAATCGAAGAGGGGAGTGGTATCGGTGAAGTCGGATGACGAAATTTTAAATAAGGGGGTAGTGGAGGGAGTAGGGGTGATGATGGATTCGAAGGGGGATGATCCCTATAGTTTGGCGGTAGAAAACGAGGGGACGATTCGGGCTTTAGGGGAAGGTTCAGGGGAAGGGAAAGTGATCTTGAAGGCGGAGCAGAATGCGGTACAGGATGAGGGCAAGCTCATAGCTAGGGATGGGGATACGGGGGGAGAGGTGGAGATCAATGCACCCTGGGCGGTGTTATGGGGAAAAGGGACGGTGGACGTGAGGGGGAAGGATGGAGGAGGGAAGGTGATCTTGCAGGGGACAAATGCGGTGGTAGGTCCGCAGGATGTTATTGAGGCCAGTGCGGTTGACAAGGGAAACGGAGGGCAGATCCGGATCCTTGCCGATAATACGACCGTCGTGGGTAATCTCTTGGCTAACGGAGGGAAGGATGGAGGCAGTGGCGGCAGGATTCTCCTTGAAGGGCTTAATCAAGCGGATTTTGGAGGGAAGATATTGGCATCGGCCCAATCTAAGGGAGAGGGGGGAATGGTCAGCATTGTTTCGGTGGGACCTGTAGTAGTGGATGGAAAGATAGAACTTCACGGGGGAGAGGAAAAGGGAGATGGAGGGATGTTGAACATATTGGCGGGCAATGACTTGACCACGGGAGGCAGATGGAATTTGGATGCAGGGCAAAGAGGAAATGGGGGAATGGTTGCCTTGGTGTCGCAGGGAGAAAATGAATTTCGAGCAGAACTGACCGCCTTGGGAGGAAAAGAAAGCGGTAATGGGGGAACTCTTTTTTATTCGAGTGGTTGGATTGGAACGGATTTTAATGGCATAGCCGATATGAGTGCACGGGCTAACGGGAATGGAGGATTGGTGATCCTTGAATCTACGGGAGAAAGTGCGATCACGGGAAGCATTCTTGTCGATGGGGGCAAGAATGGGGGCAACGGAGGGCAAATATTTATCCAGGGAGATAAGACGGTCTATAATGTCGGTACATACGGTCTGTCGGCACCCCAGGGAACGGTGGGTATGCTTAATTTTGAAGCCCCAAAGGTAAGTGCGGACCTTTTTTCTAATGCTCCAGGACAAAGTCCCATCCGACATGTAATTATGGTCATGGGTGAGAATCATTCCTTTGATAATTTTTATGCGACCTATGTTCCGAAACAGGGACAGAGCGTAAAAAACTTTTTATCGGAAGGAATTATCAATCCCAATGGAACTCCTGGACCTCATTTTTCGACCGCCGAGCAAGCAACGGCAGTCGATAGAACAATCTACCAGATAGAACCAAAGATTACCGGTTTTTATAAGTATTTGCCTCAACCTTATTCATCGAACTACACGACTCCGGATAAACGGTTTCCTACCAACTTGCCCAATGGGCCCTTTCAGATAACTAAGTGGGCCCCCTACGATTCGAAAACGGGGGATCCCATCCATACCTACTTTACTGAACTCCAGCAAACGGATGGGGGAACAAATCGACTTTATACCTGGGTAGGGCAAACCTTCAGCAAGATTCCAGAAGGCGGGGTCTCGATGGGATTTTATAATGTATTAGCTGGAAATGGAAAATATTTTAATTACTTGGCCAATGCTTATGCTCTTGGAGATAATTTTCACCAATCCCTTTGGGGAGCTACGGCTCCTAATACATTGAATTGGGTTACGGGCGGAGTCCCTCTCTATTATACGGCTGATGGAAAAGCCGCTGTTCCCCCACAAAATCAGATCCAAAATCCAAACCCCGTTTTAGGAACCAACAATAGGTACATCAATGATGGGGCGGCTTACATCAACTTTTCAGATCCTTCCCAGCCTGGAGTAGAAGCGGTGAGAAAATATTTATCTCATCTTCCCTATTCTCTTTATCAAAACGGTGATGCTCAAAAAGGCTACTATTACATGTTAACCGATTACGATCCAGCCTATAATATGAATGGATCGTTACGTCCTTTAGGGCCAAACATAAAGAATGTTCCTCCTTCAAACGATCCAACGATATTCCAGGATTTACAAGATCACGGAGTTTCCTGGGCATGGTTTGCTCAAGGTAAAAATACCGATCCTCAAGCTATATCGATTCATAGGGAAGCACCCCTCTATTTTCAATACATCATGGAAAGTCCCCTGAAAAATAACATCCAGGGAATGACCCAATTTTATCAAGACGTAGCCAACGATTCATTGCCAGCGGTTTCGTTTGTGAGACCGGATGCAACAAACGACGGACATCCGGCCTCTTCGACCCCGGCCGCTCTTCAACATTTCTTTGAGAATCTGGTCAACCATGTCCAGGCTAACAAAAAGCTCTGGTACAGTTCGGCGATTATGTTTACCGTCGATTCAACGGGAGGATATTATCAACCGGGATACAACCAAGCCTTAACCTATTTTGGCGACGGCCCCAAGATTCCCTTTTTAATGATTTCTCCTTATGTTGGAGAAGGTGTCGTCAATCATCAATATGCCGATACTGTTTCTATGGATAAATTTGTTGAAAAGAACTGGAAACTTCCCCCTATTGCTTCCAATACCCTGGATAATTTACCCAACCCGGTAACCAACCCATCCGACCCTTACATTCCCGAAAATAGGCCTGCGATTGGGGATCTGACCAATTACTTTAATTATTCGATGATGACTCCTACCGACAAGGGGAATATCCCCTCTGCCGGGCAGTTCCCTGTCGGCGAACAAAAGGAGCTTAATGGAAAAGGCGGTTCTTCTCCGGCAATACAAATGGTTCCTCGGTCTCAAACTGGGGGTTTAGACCTGGCCAATGAAGATTCTCTAGGGGTATTTAGAGTATAA